The sequence GCCTGGCTGTTCCGCGCCATGCGCAACGAACCGCCGGCCCCCGCAACCGACGGGGAAGTGCCTGTTGGCTGAACGGCCACGCCGGTCTTCGACTGGCCCTGCGGGTCGCGGGCGTGCGGCGACGATGCGGAAGATCATCCGCGCGGCCATCCTGACCCCGGACGCGATGCGCCGCTTCCGCAACGAGTGCCGCCTGCTGGCGGGGGGTGGCAAGGGCGGCCGGCTGGTCGTCGAGCACGTCGAGGGTCGGCCGCTGGACGCCTGGTGCGACGAGCATGCGGTGGATGCGCGCGGTCGCGTCCGGTTGCTGATGCAGGTCTGCGAGGCGGTACGCCACCTGCACCGCCACTCGATCCTGCACCGCGACCTGAAGCCGGCCAACGTGCTGGTCGATGCCGATGGGCGACCACGCCTGATCGACTTCGGCATCGCCCGCGCGCTGGACCTGGCCGACGACGATGTTGAACAAACCATCACCGGGCTGGAACGCATGACCCCGGCCTACGCCAGCCCCGAGCAGCTGCGTGGCGAGCCGCTGTCGCTGGCCAGCGACGTCTACGCCCTGGGCGTGATGGCCTACCGCCTGCTGACCGGCGAACTGCCGTACGCCGGACGCCGGCGCTGGGAACTGGAACGCGAGATCACGACCACTGCGCCGCGGCGACCCAG is a genomic window of bacterium containing:
- a CDS encoding serine/threonine protein kinase, with translation MRKIIRAAILTPDAMRRFRNECRLLAGGGKGGRLVVEHVEGRPLDAWCDEHAVDARGRVRLLMQVCEAVRHLHRHSILHRDLKPANVLVDADGRPRLIDFGIARALDLADDDVEQTITGLERMTPAYASPEQLRGEPLSLASDVYALGVMAYRLLTGELPYAGRRRWELEREITTTAPRRPSEAARLAPVAAQHLRGDLDTIVLAALRPEADRRYPSAEALARTSNDTWTDDLSARAAIRSPTWPASSRGAMRRPWC